ATCTGCAGATTTTTTTTCATGGCAAGAAATTTCCTATCAGGATTTATTTGAACAGGTTTTAAAAGATCTTGATGATGACAAAGCCCACAGGTTATGCAGAGTGGTCCGAAGCGGTAGCCCATTTCTACTGGGAGATACCTATTATCGAATTAAATCCAATTAAAAACTCTTGATATAGAGAGATCCCAATTCAGAAAATGAAACCAAAATCCTCAATAGCAGCAGGTTTCATTTTACTTCTCATTCCTTATTTTGCACATTCAGCTGACTTCGTGATTCAACCCCCACCCTCATCCATGGACAAGTTCTACGTAGAACGTGGGAAAACCTCCGATTGGATAGTGCAAATGAGCCATATCAGCAAAACATTTGCTGCGACTTCCCTTAGTATCGAAAGGAAAAACTGGGGAGAAGCTCTCAAGCAGGCTAAAGACTTCAGCTTGGCTTATCAGAAGGCATCAAGAATGGTTCCTGAGTGGAAAGACTTATTCGATCTCGAAACCTCAGAGTTGTTAATATCCAGCATACAGAATCAAGATATTGAAAAATTTAAAACGTTTTCCACAAAGCTTCGCAAAACATGCACCCAATGCCATGGTAAGCACTACATCAGCGTTTGGACTCGTTACCATTGGCCATCGACACAAACCATAAAAGTCCTTGATCCCCTCTCGGAGCAGGAACTGGATTATGATCAGTACATGCATAAGCTATCTTCATCATTAAAAAATATTGAGATATTTTTCAAGCGGGAAGAGTATAACGAGTCCTGGAAAGCTATTGATGATTTCAGCAAAAGACTTCGGGGTCTAAGATCGGTATGCTCAAAATGCCATGTATCCGAGTGGACTAAAAACCCTGTTACTGTAAAAGAATTTTTTGTTGGAGAGGATATGATAGATGCGCTACAGGAAATCAAAAAGACCTTCGCCACTGGGACACCGGACAAAAAACTTTTTAAAAAGAAGATGGATTATATCTCTGAGAAATCCTGCAAAACCTGCCACATGATCCATCAACCTGCCACAATTATTCAAAAAGCCTGGAAAGATAATTCTTAAACCATTTACCGCCGGTCAAGGCATTTTCTTTGGGCTCCACCCTCTCAATTTCATACAACCCAGATAACCTGTATGTTCACCCTCAAAACCAAATTCGCGCCCTTGAATCATATTGCTGAATTTACCTTTTTCAGCTATGCATTGTTTGGAGTCCTGCAGGAACTCTTTCTTACCCCTACCACTATCTGAAGAAGCAAAATCCTCAAACTTATGTTGTTCCGCACAAGCAACCAGTAAAACAAATACCAAAAATATTCCAATTCGCATAATTCAACTTTCTCTCAAAATTTCTGAAATTCAATTATATCCATCCCAGCCCAATTCTTATTCTTTGTTAAAACGGGCGAATGAGGATCTACTGGTCCTTAGTTCAAACAGGGCCGGGAGCATAAATAGAGCGCAAATTGTGCATGTAGTAATCCCCAGCCCCACTACCGATGCAATTGACCTGATACCTTCATGATGGGCAATGTTCAAGCTAATGTATCCCGCAAAACTGGTTAAGGCCGATAAAATAATTGCACTTCCCGTTTCCTGCAATGATTTGAGTGATGCGCCTTTGGAATAATCCAGAATGTGATGACTGAGGTATATGCAATGATCGATCATGATTCCAACAATCGAAGGGAGCATTACAATATTAATAAAGTTCAATTTAACATTGAAGACAGACATGAGCGCTCCTGTCAATGCCAGCCCTGTAAAAAGGGGCAGAAATGTGACAACCGCCAACCGAATACTTTGAAGATCAAACATGAGAATTACAAACACCATCGCACAGGCGACCGCCATCGCCCTGGGGCCTTTATCCTTAACCCAATCAAGGATTTCAGCGGCAATCAGATTTTCATTTAACACAGAGACTTCAATTTTTTTATCCCTCATCACCTTTTTAAACTCATCCATTTCTTTCCCCAGTTGATAAATATTTTCAACATTGAAAAAATTTTTATCTGCAGGGGAAAGCAATAAGACCAGGTAATCACCCCCGGCACGCAGTTTTTTTTCCAGGTTTTGTGGTATTTGCTCCTCATCAAATGGTTCAGCTTTTACCAGTTTTTCAAAATTTTCATACCGGTCTTTTCCCAGAGAAAATTTGATGATATCTGAATTATCAAAAAACATGTCTCGTATTCTTGCTAAAACATCTTTCTTGTATTCATACTCCACACGGCTAAACATGTTCAATGAATACTGCAGCCCTATAATGGTCTGATCACCACTTTTCCTTTTTATTTGTTCAAGAGCCGATTGTATTTCAAACAAGTTTTCCTTCTTTTGCGTAAGAATCAATGTAGGTGAGAAAGCAAAACCAAAATCATTTGTCGTGACGGTCTCATAATCACTAGCGGGGGATTCACCCCTGAGTTTCTGGAAGTCATATTCAAACTTGAGCCCCGGAAGAAAAAAAAGACTCGTAACCATTATTAAAAGGAACATTGTAGAAAGAAAGTAGGGCGTCGTGAAATATAATTTGGAGATTTTAAAGGTGAATATTCTGGGACGAGGTTTGCTCAACCAGTGAATCTTGTCATAAAACAAAGCCTGGGCTGGAAAGATAAAATAATAACTTAAAAACGCGCAGACAATACCCATTGTGGCAATTTTTCCAAACTCTGAAAACCCCTGAAAGTCGGAAAAGCTTAATATCGAAAAAACACTCATCGTTGTCAACATTGCTATCAGGCCAGATCGGCCAACCTGAGTCACAATCAACTCAGTCGCATCAGGAATGGACTTACCTTTTAGAAGCTCCTGTTTGAACCGGATATAAAGATGAATTCCATAATCGATACCAAGCCCCATCAAAATAGCAACCAGAAATCCGGAAATAATATTCAAGTGACCAATGAAAAAACGTGTTAACGCAAATGTGTAGGACAAAGACAGCAATAAGGGGAATATAATAAGAGGTATGGAAAACCAGGATCTGGTATAGGCAAGAATAATAAAAGTAGCCAGCGTAGCCGCGAGCATCGCCGATTTCTTAAGGTCAGTCTGGATAAACTGGTTTTCTTCAAGCCTCACAATTAATGAGCCGGTAAGCTTGATGCTCAAGTCGGGAGTGCTTTTCTCCAGTCCGGTCTCGTCAATCGCGTCCTGGACAGATTCCACATATTGCCCGGTGAAATCTGTATCAGTAACCGTTCCATTCGGTTTAACAAATATATAAAAGTTATTTTCTATGTTTCCTTTATGATAGGAACTAATATTTTCAAATATCTGGTATTTATCGGCAATCTCTTGCAGTTTAATCGGATTAAAGATTTCATCTTCACCAAAGAATCCACCAAATTGGCCTCGTGCGTAGTCAATCGCTTCAGCCACCAAGGATTCAAGTTGCAGCAACTCTCCCTTCGGAATCAGCAGGAGCTGACGGTTTTTTAAAAATTCTTCGGGGATTTGTGAGTCTACAAAGTGGGTACCGGGTACTTTTTCCAAAGCCCGCGTAAGCTTATCTATCACTTCTGGTGCCTGGATAGGATTCAGTTTCTCTAGCACGACAACAAGCGGACCTGAACCTCCAGTCTTTGCAACTACTTCGTTAAACTCTTTAATTAATGGCAAATCCTGAGGAAGAAGATTATCCATCCTGGGGTTAAAATTTAAACTACTGGCCCAATAAATGGATAACCCGCTTAAAAGAATTGCAAAGACCAGGAGAGTGCCGGGATAACGGCGCGTAATTTTTTGGAAACACCAGCTTAGAATTGTTTTCATACCCAATTCGTTGAAGACGAGCGAGGAAAGTTTACGAGGCCTTATATGAAGACATCAATAAATACTAAAGCAAGTATACACAGACTGACAGCAGTTGGGTAATGAAGTTAAAAGCTTTTCTTACTTTTAGCCTGTCCTGAAAGCTAATTCGGAAAAACCTCATATAATACCAAACCAGAAGATCTTGATAGATATTCACTGGATCTGGCCCTCTGGAAAAATAGCCAAAAAAAAAGCCAGTGGAGCGTCAGCTCCACTGGCTTTAGTCAGATATTGTTTATTTTGGTATAACCTTGGATGCTTGAGGTCCTTTCTGCCCCATACTTTTTTCGAACTCTACTGCCTGGCCTTCCGCCAGAGTTTTGAAGCCTTCCGCTTGAATTTCTGAAAAATGGACAAAACAATCTTCTCCATCGCTAGACTCGATAAATCCATACCCTTTACTATCGTTAAACCATTTTACTTTTCCCTCTGCCATAACAGATACCCTCCAACTTTTAAGCGGCAAGGCCAATCAAGCCATCCAACGAACCTTCCCAATTTTTACTTGGGTCCCACCTACCAAGATCTCAACCGAGCCATTCAAGTACTTTTCCACCTCTCAAAAACCCGGAATATTGGAGTATCAAGTCAACCGACTCTTCTACAGTTTACATTGACACTGGAAACCCCTCTTAATCTGGGGAGAGTATAGCACCAAAACGAGTCCCGGCCTAGTGATAAGAAATTTACAATATTCATGCTCAAAAATTAATTGCAATAAGTTATGTAGTCAAAATCTTTACCCTATATTTGTTAGAAAATTATCTCTGGCAAATATAAATTAACACTAACAATTGATCTAAAAATTATTTTATCCAGAACTCAAATTCTACATTGAAAGAAATAATTAACTAAATATCAGCTTCTTTAGGCACAATTAAAATCCCAGATACATTGAAATTCGTGAAGCCCGCTACATTTTAGCTACGCCTTGTTAAGCCCAGGTTTTTCGCTATAACAACTCGTTTAAAAATCCGCTTTTTACAGGTTTTTTAGACCCAGTAGTAAATGTTAAAAATACCAATATAAAAAATAATTCTTCCATTTACTGTCAACAGTCGGATTTTCTAGGTTTCATCGGTAACCCATTCCTCTGAGGGACTTTTCTTTTGTGTGATAGTTAGAAACAGAAGAACCAAATATCCCATTCCTACCATAGGAAGAAGAAAACAAATATGTTGCAAAAGAGCCAGGCTTAAAGCCAGTTCAGGCGATAGCCCGCAAAATTGATAGATCAGGAAAACGGTTCCCTCATAAACCCCAAAATTGCCAGGAGTAATCGGTAATACAGTTGCCAGGTTCAAAGCACCCATAACCAATATGGTCGCCCAAACTGGAAGATCAACACTCAAGCTTTCTTGAACAGCCCAGATTCCCAGAGTCTGTGCAAACATCATTAAAAGAGCCAGTATAAAGCCGAGACAAAAAATACGAAAATCCCTTAAAATTTCCAGATGCGCAGACCAACGAGCCACAAAAGAACTGACTTTATGCCTTAAAGATGATTCATTCGATTCCATAGGGACAGCAGGCTTTTTATGGGCAAAATAAAACATCATTGAAGCAAAAAACAACACGATCAGTATAAAGATAATTATTCCCTGCTCCATTTTATCTGGAAGAGGCACAAAAAAAGCCACCAAAGACAGAACAAAGATTTTCGCAAAACCTTCCATGAGTTGGTCAAGGGCCAATACCGACAGAGCCAAAGAGTGTCCCACCTGGGCTCTGCGGGCCAAAGCCATGACTCCAACAGTATGCCCACCGGGAAATGGAATGGTATTGCAAGATGTGGACATGAAAGTGTTAGCTTGAAAAATCCGAATAAAAGGAACGGTTATTTTTTCCGGAATAAGCAGATGCCAGAGAAACGACCAAAACATAAGTATGCAGGCATTGAAAATAACAGCCAGTAATATCCATATAGGGTCCGCCTTGGATAACTCGGCCCATGCATTTTCCAGGTCAATGGATTGGAGGCAAAGATAAAGCAAACCTGCCGCGAAAGCCCACATCAATAATATAATGGGTGTTTTTTTCAAAACTTGTATCTCTCAGGTTAAACAGCATCTCCCTATATAATATCCTGCCCGCATCCGAAAGGATATCTTCAAAATAACTTTTATAAAGACTATAAAATATTTTTTATTAGTGATAACCTGAGATCCACAAATTGGAAAAAATTTGATCTGAAAAATGAGTAAAAAGCATATATCAGAGGTCATGCAACCTCCGCATTCTATATCCTTTTCAGCAAATGTAGAAGAAGCGGTAAGAGAAATGTCTTCAATAGAAACAGATGCCTTACTTATAAGGCAAAATGAAGAATATTCCGGAATTTTTACCAAGACCGACCTTATAAAATTACTGGAAAAAAATATCAACCCTGCAGAGGTCACTGTTTCCACTATTATGTCAAAACCTATTCTCACTCTCGATATGGATACAACCGT
This window of the Nitrospinota bacterium genome carries:
- a CDS encoding cold-shock protein; the encoded protein is MAEGKVKWFNDSKGYGFIESSDGEDCFVHFSEIQAEGFKTLAEGQAVEFEKSMGQKGPQASKVIPK
- a CDS encoding CBS domain-containing protein, translating into MSKKHISEVMQPPHSISFSANVEEAVREMSSIETDALLIRQNEEYSGIFTKTDLIKLLEKNINPAEVTVSTIMSKPILTLDMDTTVSEARQKMWDKNIRHYAVTREKKIVGIISINDLDA
- a CDS encoding MMPL family transporter yields the protein MKTILSWCFQKITRRYPGTLLVFAILLSGLSIYWASSLNFNPRMDNLLPQDLPLIKEFNEVVAKTGGSGPLVVVLEKLNPIQAPEVIDKLTRALEKVPGTHFVDSQIPEEFLKNRQLLLIPKGELLQLESLVAEAIDYARGQFGGFFGEDEIFNPIKLQEIADKYQIFENISSYHKGNIENNFYIFVKPNGTVTDTDFTGQYVESVQDAIDETGLEKSTPDLSIKLTGSLIVRLEENQFIQTDLKKSAMLAATLATFIILAYTRSWFSIPLIIFPLLLSLSYTFALTRFFIGHLNIISGFLVAILMGLGIDYGIHLYIRFKQELLKGKSIPDATELIVTQVGRSGLIAMLTTMSVFSILSFSDFQGFSEFGKIATMGIVCAFLSYYFIFPAQALFYDKIHWLSKPRPRIFTFKISKLYFTTPYFLSTMFLLIMVTSLFFLPGLKFEYDFQKLRGESPASDYETVTTNDFGFAFSPTLILTQKKENLFEIQSALEQIKRKSGDQTIIGLQYSLNMFSRVEYEYKKDVLARIRDMFFDNSDIIKFSLGKDRYENFEKLVKAEPFDEEQIPQNLEKKLRAGGDYLVLLLSPADKNFFNVENIYQLGKEMDEFKKVMRDKKIEVSVLNENLIAAEILDWVKDKGPRAMAVACAMVFVILMFDLQSIRLAVVTFLPLFTGLALTGALMSVFNVKLNFINIVMLPSIVGIMIDHCIYLSHHILDYSKGASLKSLQETGSAIILSALTSFAGYISLNIAHHEGIRSIASVVGLGITTCTICALFMLPALFELRTSRSSFARFNKE
- a CDS encoding flippase-like domain-containing protein encodes the protein MKKTPIILLMWAFAAGLLYLCLQSIDLENAWAELSKADPIWILLAVIFNACILMFWSFLWHLLIPEKITVPFIRIFQANTFMSTSCNTIPFPGGHTVGVMALARRAQVGHSLALSVLALDQLMEGFAKIFVLSLVAFFVPLPDKMEQGIIIFILIVLFFASMMFYFAHKKPAVPMESNESSLRHKVSSFVARWSAHLEILRDFRIFCLGFILALLMMFAQTLGIWAVQESLSVDLPVWATILVMGALNLATVLPITPGNFGVYEGTVFLIYQFCGLSPELALSLALLQHICFLLPMVGMGYLVLLFLTITQKKSPSEEWVTDET